CGGCTTCTCGTCGCGCGCCGATTCCATGACGTCGAGGCCGAGGCGATACGCATGCGCGAGCGCACGACTGGAGAAACGAGGATAGCTCTGTGCCGGTCCCGGCAATTGCTCCTTCTGATTCGGGTCCCACCAGGCGAAGAAGTTCGGCAAGACGAGGAGCGCGCTCGTGATGCGCCTCGTCCAGAAGAGAGACACTCCTTTCGGCCCGAGCGACGGCGCGACGAGCACCGCCTCGTCGAGATCGGGCCTCCGGGTCGCGAGCCATGCGGTGGCGACCGCCGCCACGGAGAGCCCGACGATCGTCACGCGGTCCCCCAGCCCTCGAGCGAGATCGAGAGCGCTCTCCGCGGACGCGGATATCTCCTCGGCCGTGAGTTCCGAGAGCTCGGTGGTCATCCGGTCGGAGTTTCCGTGCCGTGGCACGCGCGGGAGATAGACGTTGAAGCCCCGCTCGTAGAGGAGGACCGCCAGCGAGTCGAACTGTCTCGGGCAGTTCGTGAAGCCGTGGAGCAGAACGACGGCCCGCTCGGCCCTGTACCCGTGCGTGAGGAGCCGGGGGAGGCAGTCGACGTTGATGCTCGAATCCGTTCCGGCGCGGCCACGATGAAAGCGGGCCAGAGCCTCATCGTGGTCGCGGGCCGGCGCGGCCGACCCGGACGGTGGCACGGCTGGGATCGGTGCCAGGACGATCCACAGCGTGAGCGCGCCGACGGCAAGAGCCAAGGTCCCGATCGCCGCGCGCTTCGCCATCCGCACCGGAGTCATGAACCGGTCAGCGCACCTCCATCACGGTTCCGCTCCCCGGGCTGCGCTCGCGTTGCGTGGCTTGACTCGT
This region of Candidatus Eisenbacteria bacterium genomic DNA includes:
- a CDS encoding alpha/beta fold hydrolase — encoded protein: MTPVRMAKRAAIGTLALAVGALTLWIVLAPIPAVPPSGSAAPARDHDEALARFHRGRAGTDSSINVDCLPRLLTHGYRAERAVVLLHGFTNCPRQFDSLAVLLYERGFNVYLPRVPRHGNSDRMTTELSELTAEEISASAESALDLARGLGDRVTIVGLSVAAVATAWLATRRPDLDEAVLVAPSLGPKGVSLFWTRRITSALLVLPNFFAWWDPNQKEQLPGPAQSYPRFSSRALAHAYRLGLDVMESARDEKPAARRVTVVSSASDEAVSSEAIHELVRRWRARGADIRTHEFPESLAVAHDMIDPEQPYEKVAVTYPEIVRLVAE